Proteins found in one Arachis stenosperma cultivar V10309 chromosome 8, arast.V10309.gnm1.PFL2, whole genome shotgun sequence genomic segment:
- the LOC130944158 gene encoding phenylacetaldehyde oxime monooxygenase CYP71AN24-like produces the protein MALALSVLEKLQHQPNSTLSTICFIIISILCIVKFTRRNNKFNKLPPSPPKLPLIGNLHQLGKLPHQSLKALSEKYGPILLLQLGQTQALVVSSADIVEEIVKQHDVAFSNRANTKAAKIFFYECKEIGFAPYGEEWRKKRKLCVNELLNTNRVKSFQPIRENEVSMMINSIHEACAKASSVNLSKLIITTSNNISCRCIFGLKFETSDDGRKSIAEVVRKMQFSKLGVGDLFPSLDWVDALTGFMSKIKIIYAEMDAFLEEVIEEHKRKKKNCDDNNKDFVDVLLQLQERDMPEFELTKDIMKALLLDLLLAGSDTVSTTIEWAFAELANNPKIMKKVQEEVRRIVGGKSMIEENDLNEMKYMKCVIKETLRLHPPGPLLIPRETANSVEIKGYHIPKKVTVYINSYAIHRDPKLWDNAEEFIPERFEDSQQVDYKGIDFQFIPFGIGRRACPGMSFGAASLEYMMANLLCWFDWKVIPNNGALIDMSELNGLTVIKKQPLYLEPMPY, from the exons atggcACTTGCTCTATCAGTTCTAGAGAAATTGCAACATCAACCAAATTCAACCCTCTCTACCATATGTTTCATAATCATAAGTATCTTGTGTATTGTTAAGTTCACAAGAAGAAACAACAAGTTCAATAAACTTCCACCATCTCCACCAAAGCTACCATTAATTGGAAACCTTCATCAACTAGGAAAACTTCCACACCAATCCTTAAAAGCACTTTCTGAGAAATATGGCCCTATTTTGTTGCTTCAGTTAGGGCAAACTCAAGCCCTAGTTGTGTCTTCAGCAGATATTGTTGAAGAAATAGTGAAACAACATGATGTTGCTTTCTCCAATAGAGCAAACACTAAAGCTGCAAAGATATTCTTCTATGAATGCAAGGAGATTGGTTTTGCACCCTATGGAGAGGAAtggagaaagaaaaggaagcTCTGTGTTAATGAGCTTCTAAACACCAATAGG GTAAAGTCCTTTCAACCCATTAGAGAAAATGAAGTATCGATGATGATTAACTCCATACATGAAGCTTGTGCAAAAGCATCGTCGGTGAATCTATCTAAGCTGATTATTACAACCTCAAACAACATATCTTGTAGGTGCATTTTCGGGCTAAAGTTCGAAACTAGTGATGATGGTAGGAAAAGCATTGCAGAGGTTGTGAGAAAAATGCAATTTTCAAAACTTGGGGTTGGAGATTTGTTTCCTTCATTGGATTGGGTTGATGCTCTTACAGGTTTCATGTCAAAAATAAAGATTATTTATGCCGAAATGGATGCGTTCTTAGAAGAGGTAATTGAAGAGCataagagaaagaagaaaaattgtgatgataataataaagaCTTTGTTGATGTACTTCTTCAACTTCAAGAGAGGGACATGCCTGAGTTTGAGCTCACAAAAGATATCATGAAAGCACTCCTCTTG GATTTGTTACTTGCTGGAAGTGACACTGTTTCAACAACTATTGAATGGGCCTTTGCAGAACTTGCTAATAATCCAAAGATCATGAAGAAAGTTCAAGAAGAGGTAAGAAGAATTGTGGGTGGAAAATCCATGATAGAAGAAAATGACTTAAATGAAATGAAGTACATGAAGTGTGTGATCAAAGAAACTCTTAGATTACATCCACCAGGTCCACTTTTGATTCCAAGAGAAACAGCAAATAGTGTGGAAATAAAAGGATACCACATTCCCAAAAAAGTAACCGTGTATATAAATTCATATGCAATTCATAGGGATCCTAAATTATGGGACAATGCTGAAGAGTTTATTCCTGAAAGATTTGAAGATAGCCAACAAGTTGATTATAAGGGAATAGATTTTCAATTTATCCCATTTGGTATTGGGAGAAGGGCTTGTCCTGGAATGTCATTTGGAGCTGCTTCTCTTGAGTATATGATGGCTAATCTTCTCTGTTGGTTTGATTGGAAGGTTATTCCTAATAATGGTGCACTGATAGATATGAGTGAGTTGAATGGGTTGACCGTTATCAAGAAACAACCACTTTATTTGGAGCCAATGCCTTATTAA